The genomic DNA GCGGTGACCTGCAAGATGGATGTCACTCGTCTCCCACGTCTTCCAGTCCTGTTCCGATTCCCAGCGAATCAAGACGATGACCTCTTCCTCGCCCCGCGTTCGCTTTTTTTGCAGGATACTGAGGTCGATGAAGCCGGGTTGTTGTTCGATGATGCCTTCGCCTGCGAACCGTTCAATCATTGAATCGGCATGACCGGTTTCCACCCGGATTGTTTTAAGTTGAATAAACAGAAAAACCACCCCTTTTTAATTGATAATGAATCTCATTTGCAATAATACTATATCATCGACCCTCATCCTTTTGTCAATACCATTCCAATTCGTTTCCATCGATGATGATTTGGCAGACACAAAAAAAGCCGCTTCGATTCGAAATCGAAACAGCTTAAAATCTATAAACTATATATGCTGCTCAAGCAACACGTGATTCTTCCGAACGGTACGCTTTTTTCCGACCGAACAATCCGCCGAGGACGGCCCCGATGATCGCCGGAACGACCCAACCGAGTCCGACGGAGAAAAACGGCAGAACGTTTTCGAAAACACGCAAGACCGGTCCGACCGGTGCTTCTGCCACCTTCAGCCCGTCAAACAGACTGACAGCAAACGTCATCCACATGGCGCCTTGATAAACGGCCGGTTTTCCTTTAAAGACGGAATGCAAGAACGTCAGGAAAATCAGACAGATTGCCAATGGATAAAGCGTCAGCAGGACCGGTTTCGAAATCGCAATCAACTGTGTCAGTCCGATATTGGCGACAAGGGCACTGAAAATCGACAGTCCTATCGTCCACTTGACGTATGAGATCCGCGGCAACAACAGTGAGAAGAACGAGGCACAGGCGGTGATCAGACCGACACTCGTCGTCAGACACGCAACCGTGATCATCAAACCGAGCAAGATCGAACCGTACGAACCGAAATAATAATCGGAGACGGCAGACAAGATTTCCGCTCCGTTTTTCAGCGGACCGATTTTAGCGACACTGGAAGCGCCCATGAAGGCAAGGGCCGAATACGTGACGGCAAGTAAACTCGCTGCAATCAAAGCTGCTTTTGAACAAATGATGAGCAACTGCTTTTTCGATGTGACTCCTTTTTCCTTAATCGCCGAAATGATGATAATACCGAAGACAAACGCGCCGAGCGCATCAAGCGTCAAATATCCTTCCTGGAACCCGTTAAAAAAGGCATTGTGCTGATACGTCGTCAAAGGATTCTGAAAACTCCCGATTGGCTTGATGACGGCGACGAGAATCAACAGCCCGATGAATGTAATCTTGATCGGTGTCAGGATTTTCCCGACGACATCGACGATTTTTGTCGGATTCAGCGACAACAGACACGCCACCGTATAAAAAAGAATCGAAAAAATCAGCAATGGTGTCGACGATGCAGATTCCCCGAAAAATGGTTTGATTCCGATTTCATAAGAAACGGTCCCGGCACGCGGAATCGCAAAGAACGGACCAATTGCCAAGTACAGGATAATCGCAAAGACAAGACCAAAAATCGGATGGACCCGCGACGCCATCGCCCGTAAGTCCGGTTCACCGGAATAGGCAAACGCTAGGATGGCAAGTAACGGTAAGCCGACGCCTGTGACCAGGAATCCGGCATTGGCAATCCAGACATTCTCGCCTGCCATTTGTCCGAGCATCGGTGGAAAAATCAAATTACCGGCCCCGAAAAACAAGGCAAACAGCATCATACCGATAACGACGATAAAAGATGTTGGAACTGTTTTAGACATAAGAAACCCCCACGATTAAATTACGACCTGATTGTTTTTAGAACAATCAACCAGGTACTTCGTTCGAAAGGATAACATAGGTTTGTGACCTCGTGCTAGGAGTTTATCCGGTGAATATTCTGAAAATTTAGCTGAAAACGTTCTCCTGTCCTTTGATACCGAAATACCACCATAGTGGTCTGCTCTTTTGTAATCGGTAACATAAGTTCATCTGACTGGGACGAACTTATGAAACTTTCTCAAATCAATTTGCGTATGGATAATTATGGTTTTTTTAAGACAAAGGAGGAATTTAGATGAAACGATTTTTACTCGCCGCCACCTTGACCGGTCTGCTTGCCGGCTGTTCCGATGCGCCGGAAGCCGAAAAAGCCGAACCACAGAAATTGACGTTCAAACAAGATGAGCAGACGATTCAAATCATTCCGCTTTACGATGCATATCAGTCATATGTCGATGCAACGCTAAAAGAGCCGACCGAGAACGGTGCCCTGTTTGAAAAACACGTTTTAGACGTGAAAGATAAGTGGATTGAGAAGGAAAAACTGATACCTACCTATCAGGACAAACGCATTTTAGAAATTCCTACCGACAATGCAGAAGAACTGAACAAAACGATTGCCTATTTAAAAAAACACCAGGATTCCATTCATCAACAGATTAAAAAAAGCCTTCAGACCTCAATCAAAGCACTGCCAAGAACAGATAAGCTGACGGTCTTCGTCGCGCCTTATAATGTCCATAATGCAGCTGATATTCAACGTCACGGCGGTGCTTCCGGTTTTGCCTCCGGGACAAACATGTTCACCCTCTACTTAGCAAAAGATTTTTCAAGAGATACACTGGCGAATACCGTCGCCCACGAATATCATCATACCGTTGCTTTTGAAAGCAACACGCATGACTCGGTGTTCAACAGTATCCTCTTGGAAGGTGAAGCGGACATGTTTGCTGCGCAGGTCTATCCAAAAGGGAAATCGGAAGCGACCGAACCGTTGCTCGATCATACGCTGGAAAATCTGTTGACACAGATCAACAACCATAACGTGGATGCGTACGATTTACGATACGGCAACTATGACAAAGACATTCCGCCGCTTGCTCAATATACGCTCGGCTATATGATCATGACGGACTTCCTTCAAAAAAATCCGGGTCTTCCCGTCGCCAAATGGACCAAAATGCCGACAACGGATATTTTGGAGAAAACCGGTTATGCGAAGAAATTGACAATCCGTTAGGCAAAATTCCGATAAACTGATGCCAGAAAAACCACGGATCGCGTGTCTTTGAAACAGACATACGAACCGTGGTTTTTGACTTTTTTATCCGAACACTTATTTAAAGGCCGGAATCGCCGTTTCGTCATAATTGTCCTCGAGGAACTTTTTGACTTTCGGACTTGTCATTGCTTTCGCAAGTTTTTGAATCGCTTCTGAATCCTGATTGTCCTTCCGGGCAACAAGCGTGATCGCAAAGTCATTTTCGACGCCTTCCGTAACAAGGGCATCTTTCTTCGGCGTCAGACCGAGCGGTGAAGCATAGGCCGGCGTCATGATAACTGCATCCGCATCATCATAAAGACGGGCGAGCATCAGCAAATCGACTTCCTTGAACTTAAAGTTACGTTTGTTTTCCGTGATGTCTTTCATCGTGTAGTACGGACCGGTTTTCTTTTTCAACTTGATCGCATCATGCTGTGCAAGCAGAGCAAGCGACCGGTCGATGTTCGAAACGTCATTTGCGACGGCAATGACAGCGTCTTTCGGCAACCGATCCATCTTTTTATAGTCTTTTGAGTAGAGACCGTAGTTCGCAAAGTAAATCGGTTTGATCGGTACAAGATTGGCTTTATTGTTGCGGTTGAACTCTTCCATGTACGGAACGTGCTGGAAGAAGTTCGCATCGACTTCTTTTGCTGCGAGGGCACTGTTCGGTTGCACGTTGTCACTAAGGACGACGACTTCCAGATTAATGCCTTCTTTTTTGAGTTCCGGTTTGACGAGATCAAGAATTTCCGTCATCGGTTTGATCAGTGACGCGACTTTTAACGTCTCTGTTTTTGACGCCGACTCTTGTTCGTCCTTTTTATCGGCGTTGCCGCATCCGGCTAAGGCCAACACAAAAACGCTGAGTAATACCATGATTTTTTTCATTTTGAATTCCTACTTTCAGTTAACGTTTATCGAGCAAGCGTGCTATGGTCGTCCCGGCAAACTGAATCAGTTGTACCAGGATGACCATAATCAAAATCATATAGAGCATCAATTCCGTCTGAAACTGTTGATAGCCGTACCGGACGGCAAAGTCGCCGATCCCCCCGCCTCCGACAACCCCCATGATCGTCGAATACGAAATGAAGCTGACGATCGATGTCGTCAGACCA from Exiguobacterium sibiricum 7-3 includes the following:
- a CDS encoding antibiotic biosynthesis monooxygenase family protein is translated as MFIQLKTIRVETGHADSMIERFAGEGIIEQQPGFIDLSILQKKRTRGEEEVIVLIRWESEQDWKTWETSDIHLAGHRARRGQPTPSFILGSDQQYYEVLGQKGKR
- the brnQ gene encoding branched-chain amino acid transport system II carrier protein, coding for MSKTVPTSFIVVIGMMLFALFFGAGNLIFPPMLGQMAGENVWIANAGFLVTGVGLPLLAILAFAYSGEPDLRAMASRVHPIFGLVFAIILYLAIGPFFAIPRAGTVSYEIGIKPFFGESASSTPLLIFSILFYTVACLLSLNPTKIVDVVGKILTPIKITFIGLLILVAVIKPIGSFQNPLTTYQHNAFFNGFQEGYLTLDALGAFVFGIIIISAIKEKGVTSKKQLLIICSKAALIAASLLAVTYSALAFMGASSVAKIGPLKNGAEILSAVSDYYFGSYGSILLGLMITVACLTTSVGLITACASFFSLLLPRISYVKWTIGLSIFSALVANIGLTQLIAISKPVLLTLYPLAICLIFLTFLHSVFKGKPAVYQGAMWMTFAVSLFDGLKVAEAPVGPVLRVFENVLPFFSVGLGWVVPAIIGAVLGGLFGRKKAYRSEESRVA
- a CDS encoding DUF2268 domain-containing protein, translating into MKRFLLAATLTGLLAGCSDAPEAEKAEPQKLTFKQDEQTIQIIPLYDAYQSYVDATLKEPTENGALFEKHVLDVKDKWIEKEKLIPTYQDKRILEIPTDNAEELNKTIAYLKKHQDSIHQQIKKSLQTSIKALPRTDKLTVFVAPYNVHNAADIQRHGGASGFASGTNMFTLYLAKDFSRDTLANTVAHEYHHTVAFESNTHDSVFNSILLEGEADMFAAQVYPKGKSEATEPLLDHTLENLLTQINNHNVDAYDLRYGNYDKDIPPLAQYTLGYMIMTDFLQKNPGLPVAKWTKMPTTDILEKTGYAKKLTIR
- a CDS encoding MetQ/NlpA family ABC transporter substrate-binding protein, with translation MKKIMVLLSVFVLALAGCGNADKKDEQESASKTETLKVASLIKPMTEILDLVKPELKKEGINLEVVVLSDNVQPNSALAAKEVDANFFQHVPYMEEFNRNNKANLVPIKPIYFANYGLYSKDYKKMDRLPKDAVIAVANDVSNIDRSLALLAQHDAIKLKKKTGPYYTMKDITENKRNFKFKEVDLLMLARLYDDADAVIMTPAYASPLGLTPKKDALVTEGVENDFAITLVARKDNQDSEAIQKLAKAMTSPKVKKFLEDNYDETAIPAFK